The following coding sequences lie in one Megalodesulfovibrio gigas DSM 1382 = ATCC 19364 genomic window:
- a CDS encoding translocation/assembly module TamB domain-containing protein, with amino-acid sequence MQLQRRHALVLLGGLAAAPVVFVLAAWLVLQTSAAHRELASLLASTLASENGTAEVKGLSGRLPFTLRLERFALGDEHGWWLEIDDLSLDWNPLALLRTRVRVASLAAARIRLDRLPPSTEDTAPPVEAGPLWPPPPVSLPDILLDSLEIGRFELGEAVLGQAAAYRVSGSAEGKGARVDARLDMPRIDGHDSALHLTATADLIAWSLALDARLHEAPGGLIAGLASLPAYLPLAGSLAGQGSLQDWRGTLEARADNATLLEGAVHLAVPPRKEQDARLGLDLMLHPQLDLLPADAAPQARAALQTLGGVVRLQADIQCSSDLATLGIHEVTLDAGPVFLRSHGSLTEKALTLDATVAAADLAPLGLVAGEALTGGFEAAIRLRGTPQAPVVSVAAQLQRARLPGVAVESLTIQTQAAPLASLDQPFAGVSTHGACNATGLLLDGAPGVLGPKVQATWNVEADPHGGMRVVELSVRDGDTVVSASGPINLSGALDLQLAVEGLGLRERLPGVPLTGTASLAATASGNLAQQQVSLNATVAVQQLTARAPDLEPAVRLLGASPSVMLAAQWHNQTVVLESLRLAGASLGLEGAGDVDLAAGVMDVRTSLRLATLAPLEGWIGQPIAGVCELDLNATGPLAAPTAVLRLDAQHIASPGMALKRLRLAGDLQPQAGGDAAQQILAGALRLDLTGDQGDFALSTRYRLQEPQLRLDALELRGPGTSLAGTLELDLQRTLAAGVLKGGAQDLAPLGRTLGQQLLGSVQLASEFIVRDGRQDVELSLEAARLQAGDLSLGRLKLTSSLRDVLRMPQGSVSLQATALGAGGDVRLGSAAVTAKGDGAKIAFTVVAKDGEAGGAPFSADLAGDVALPQGGVDLTLSRLAAAYAGTPAKLLAPLRVSQRGTSLEVKGLSLQYGPAKLTANILKSSDKLAGEAAVSALSLSRLAELGVAGMEEVRGEVRLQLGLSGTPANPKATVQLKGTGLRAAGDAALAEMPALTLDVDAGLTRDAAKATVRLTGLDGAGNAPLTVTASLPATFVLEPFQFRLGDGPLAASAKGGVDLARFSTMLEHFDARCKGRLTVDVDVAGTLAVPQVRGGITLEKGFLEALSTGTVLDPVSMDIQASNTAIALTALDVRDRAGGRLLATGSLTLNEEMPFQIKVAFSNFTPARHKLGTGKLSGDVAVTGTAKGGKATGALSVNPASVSLPTRLPPDVAPVDKLDIVFGDAVAAETDTAGVPAGPGWPLDLDILIRIPNSLRIHGLGLDSTWGGNLHVQGTAARPTLVGAVAVSRGDVNFLSKRFVISKGEVGFGGDWPPDPLVVVEATTDAGDVTAVLSLQGHADDLDLNLSSNPALPREEVLSRILFGRDLQNLSALQAVQLAKAGSMLLGSSGAWDMLGSNDELIPGLSLGGDGDGESSGLGRFLDRARNSMRVDVRQPVGKTSNEVAVEVDITNDIMLHGTVDDRGQEGVGLQWKHDY; translated from the coding sequence ATGCAATTGCAGCGTCGTCATGCCCTGGTGCTCCTTGGCGGGCTGGCCGCGGCGCCGGTGGTGTTCGTGCTGGCCGCGTGGCTGGTGTTGCAGACCTCCGCGGCCCATCGGGAACTGGCCTCCCTGCTGGCCTCCACCCTGGCCAGCGAAAACGGCACGGCAGAGGTCAAGGGCCTCTCGGGCCGGCTGCCTTTCACCCTCCGCCTGGAACGCTTTGCCCTGGGCGACGAGCACGGCTGGTGGCTGGAAATCGACGACCTCTCCCTGGACTGGAACCCCCTGGCCCTGCTGCGCACGCGCGTCCGCGTGGCCTCCCTGGCCGCGGCGCGCATCCGGCTGGATCGCCTGCCCCCCTCCACGGAAGACACCGCCCCGCCAGTGGAGGCCGGGCCGCTCTGGCCGCCGCCGCCTGTGTCGCTCCCTGATATTTTGCTGGATTCATTGGAAATTGGACGATTCGAGCTCGGCGAGGCCGTGCTTGGACAGGCTGCGGCGTACCGGGTGTCCGGTTCGGCCGAGGGCAAGGGCGCGCGCGTGGATGCCCGGCTGGACATGCCACGCATCGACGGGCACGATTCTGCCCTGCATCTGACCGCCACGGCCGACCTGATCGCCTGGTCCCTGGCCCTGGACGCCCGGCTGCACGAAGCGCCCGGCGGGCTGATCGCCGGGCTGGCCTCCCTGCCGGCGTATCTGCCCCTGGCCGGCTCCCTCGCGGGGCAGGGTTCGCTGCAGGACTGGCGGGGCACCCTCGAAGCTCGGGCAGACAACGCCACCTTGCTGGAAGGGGCGGTGCATCTGGCCGTGCCACCGCGCAAGGAGCAGGATGCGCGCCTCGGGCTGGATCTGATGCTGCATCCGCAACTCGATCTGCTGCCGGCCGATGCCGCGCCCCAGGCCCGCGCTGCCTTGCAGACCCTGGGTGGCGTCGTGCGATTGCAGGCGGACATCCAATGCTCCTCAGACCTCGCCACCCTGGGCATTCATGAGGTCACCCTGGATGCCGGCCCGGTGTTCCTGCGCAGCCATGGTTCGCTGACCGAAAAGGCGCTGACCCTGGACGCCACCGTGGCCGCCGCGGATCTCGCCCCCCTGGGGCTGGTGGCCGGGGAGGCCCTGACCGGCGGGTTCGAGGCCGCCATCCGGTTGCGCGGCACGCCGCAGGCCCCTGTTGTCTCGGTGGCGGCGCAGCTCCAGCGCGCCCGCCTGCCCGGCGTGGCTGTGGAGTCCCTGACCATCCAGACCCAGGCCGCCCCCCTGGCCTCCCTGGATCAGCCCTTCGCCGGCGTCAGCACGCACGGCGCCTGCAACGCCACAGGCCTGCTGCTGGACGGTGCGCCGGGTGTCCTGGGGCCGAAGGTGCAGGCGACGTGGAATGTCGAAGCCGATCCCCACGGCGGCATGCGCGTGGTGGAATTGTCCGTGCGCGATGGCGACACCGTGGTCTCGGCGTCTGGTCCCATCAATCTTTCTGGCGCGTTGGATCTGCAACTGGCCGTGGAGGGCCTGGGCTTGCGGGAGCGGTTGCCCGGCGTGCCCCTGACGGGCACGGCCTCCCTCGCAGCCACGGCATCCGGCAATCTGGCGCAGCAGCAGGTATCCCTGAACGCCACGGTGGCGGTGCAGCAGTTGACCGCCCGCGCGCCGGATCTGGAGCCCGCCGTCAGGCTGCTGGGCGCGTCGCCGTCCGTGATGCTGGCGGCGCAGTGGCACAATCAGACGGTTGTCCTGGAATCCCTGCGGCTTGCTGGCGCATCCCTCGGGCTTGAGGGCGCAGGCGATGTGGATCTGGCCGCCGGCGTCATGGACGTCCGCACCAGCCTGCGGCTGGCCACCCTGGCCCCGCTGGAAGGGTGGATCGGCCAGCCCATCGCCGGCGTGTGCGAACTGGATCTCAACGCCACCGGCCCCCTGGCTGCGCCCACTGCGGTGCTGCGGCTGGACGCGCAACACATCGCCTCCCCGGGTATGGCCCTCAAGCGCCTGCGGCTGGCCGGGGATCTGCAACCCCAGGCCGGCGGGGACGCGGCACAACAGATTCTGGCCGGAGCCCTGCGTCTGGACCTGACCGGGGACCAGGGCGACTTTGCCCTGTCCACGCGCTACCGCCTCCAGGAACCGCAGCTCAGGCTGGACGCCCTGGAATTGCGCGGCCCCGGCACCTCCCTGGCCGGGACGCTGGAGCTGGATCTGCAACGCACGCTGGCCGCCGGCGTCCTCAAGGGCGGGGCGCAGGATCTCGCGCCCCTGGGCCGGACCCTGGGGCAGCAGCTCCTGGGCTCGGTGCAGCTTGCCTCGGAATTCATCGTCAGGGACGGCCGGCAGGATGTGGAACTCAGTCTGGAGGCGGCCCGGCTGCAGGCCGGGGATCTGTCCCTGGGCCGGCTCAAGCTGACCTCCTCCTTGCGCGATGTGCTGCGGATGCCCCAGGGATCGGTGTCGCTCCAGGCCACAGCCCTGGGTGCGGGCGGCGATGTGCGCCTGGGCTCGGCTGCGGTCACGGCCAAGGGTGACGGCGCGAAGATCGCCTTCACCGTGGTGGCCAAGGACGGCGAGGCCGGCGGCGCGCCGTTCTCCGCCGATCTGGCCGGGGATGTGGCCCTGCCGCAAGGCGGCGTGGATCTGACCCTTTCCCGCCTCGCCGCCGCCTATGCCGGCACGCCGGCCAAGCTGCTGGCCCCGTTGCGGGTGAGCCAGCGGGGAACATCCCTGGAGGTCAAGGGCCTCTCCCTGCAGTACGGCCCGGCCAAATTGACGGCCAATATCTTGAAATCGTCTGACAAGCTTGCCGGAGAAGCCGCGGTTTCGGCATTGTCGCTGTCCCGGCTTGCAGAGCTCGGCGTGGCAGGCATGGAAGAGGTGCGCGGCGAGGTGCGGCTGCAGCTGGGCCTGAGCGGCACCCCGGCCAATCCCAAGGCCACGGTGCAGCTCAAGGGCACGGGCCTGCGGGCCGCCGGGGATGCGGCGCTGGCGGAAATGCCGGCCCTGACCCTGGACGTGGACGCCGGCCTGACCCGCGACGCCGCCAAGGCCACCGTGCGCCTGACCGGGCTGGACGGCGCCGGCAACGCGCCGCTGACCGTCACAGCCAGCCTGCCGGCCACCTTCGTGTTGGAGCCCTTCCAGTTCCGCCTGGGGGACGGCCCCCTGGCCGCCTCGGCCAAGGGAGGCGTGGATCTGGCCCGCTTCTCCACCATGCTGGAACACTTCGACGCTCGCTGCAAGGGCCGGCTGACCGTGGATGTGGACGTGGCCGGAACCCTGGCCGTCCCGCAGGTGCGCGGCGGCATCACGCTGGAGAAGGGCTTTCTGGAAGCGCTCTCCACGGGCACGGTGCTGGATCCCGTGTCCATGGACATCCAGGCCAGCAACACAGCCATCGCCCTCACCGCCCTGGACGTGCGCGACCGCGCCGGCGGCCGGCTCCTGGCCACCGGCTCCCTGACGCTCAACGAGGAGATGCCTTTTCAGATCAAGGTTGCCTTCAGCAACTTCACGCCGGCGCGGCACAAGCTGGGCACGGGCAAGCTGAGCGGCGACGTGGCTGTGACCGGCACGGCCAAGGGCGGCAAGGCGACAGGCGCGCTGAGCGTCAATCCTGCGTCCGTCAGCCTGCCCACGCGGCTGCCGCCGGACGTGGCCCCGGTGGACAAGCTGGACATCGTGTTCGGCGATGCCGTCGCGGCCGAAACCGACACTGCCGGCGTTCCGGCCGGTCCCGGCTGGCCCCTGGATCTGGACATCCTGATCCGCATCCCCAATTCCCTGCGTATTCATGGGCTTGGATTGGATTCCACCTGGGGCGGCAATCTGCATGTCCAGGGCACGGCGGCCCGGCCCACGCTGGTGGGGGCGGTGGCTGTCTCCCGCGGGGACGTGAATTTCCTGAGCAAGCGGTTCGTCATCTCCAAAGGCGAGGTGGGCTTCGGGGGCGACTGGCCGCCGGATCCCCTGGTGGTGGTGGAAGCCACCACGGACGCCGGGGACGTCACAGCCGTCCTCAGCCTCCAGGGCCATGCGGACGACCTGGACCTGAATCTGAGTTCCAATCCGGCGTTGCCGCGGGAAGAGGTGCTCTCGCGCATCCTCTTTGGTCGGGACTTGCAGAATCTCTCGGCCCTGCAGGCCGTGCAGCTGGCCAAGGCCGGCAGCATGCTCCTGGGCAGCAGCGGCGCCTGGGACATGCTTGGCAGCAACGACGAGCTGATTCCCGGCCTGTCCCTTGGCGGCGACGGCGACGGCGAGTCCTCGGGGCTGGGCCGGTTCCTGGACCGCGCCCGCAACTCCATGCGCGTGGACGTGCGCCAGCCTGTGGGCAAGACGAGCAACGAAGTTGCCGTGGAGGTGGACATTACCAATGACATCATGCTCCACGGCACGGTGGACGACCGCGGCCAGGAAGGCGTGGGGTTGCAATGGAAGCATGACTACTGA
- a CDS encoding penicillin-binding protein 1A has translation MHSTLFLRTVALLAALTVLAAPAGLAHAQQATNLSQQTHLPEFDKVMDYRPPLVTMVYARDGELMGMFGREKRFLAPLAQIPAHVVNAFLAAEDSAFYEHEGVDLQAIFRAFSKNVAAGGIVQGASTITQQVIKRLLLTSEKSYIRKAKEAILAYRLERRLTKNEILSIYLNDIFLGAGAYGVEAAARIYFGKHVTDLTLSEGALLAGLPKAPTTYNPYHDPKVAKERQQYVLGRMLELTWITQEEHDAALAAPLEYRSMEDPTFGRGAYYLEEVRRTLIASLTADAVQAMGFDTNATGEEALYTLGLQVFTSMDMQHQIAAEDALRRGLEDATRRAGWKGPVKTVTPDRFDEFLAGDGALPPNRLPQGPVLALVVRVNAEGAEVQLGQQKKGRIPAASISWARKARGPAGSALAVGDVIWVTLDEPAQFLDPTVSHAACTMQPIVKIQGALVSMEPNTGDVTALVGGYDFHESSFNRATQAQRQPGSSFKPIVYSAAMDNGFTPASVLYDRPISIWDAGSKTLWEPKNYSNKFYGPTLLTTGLALSRNLVTIQVADRIGMNKVAERARDLGLGEHPAYLSVALGSQVVTPINLVQAYTAFANGGVVSSPRLMASLADNQGRQLRFFEPQLRQAISPQNAYIMANMLKHVVLRGTATKARVLNRPLAGKTGTTNEERDAWFLGFAPYLVSGVYVGYDDYSPMGKQETGARAALPIWIDYRQQVEGEYPVKDFPVPEGIVTRTVYDVGEHGGRSFELAFIAGQEHGGASYDAETAMYYDEMYGSEEGYSGTEGGSRGGTAGSRQEEELLKQLF, from the coding sequence ATGCACTCCACGCTTTTTTTGCGCACCGTCGCGTTGCTGGCCGCCCTCACGGTTTTGGCTGCTCCGGCTGGCTTGGCTCATGCCCAGCAGGCCACCAACCTGAGCCAGCAGACGCACCTGCCCGAGTTCGACAAGGTCATGGACTACCGTCCGCCCCTTGTGACCATGGTCTATGCCCGAGACGGCGAACTCATGGGCATGTTCGGTCGGGAGAAGCGTTTTCTGGCTCCCCTGGCCCAGATTCCCGCGCATGTGGTGAACGCCTTTTTGGCCGCGGAGGATTCGGCGTTCTACGAGCACGAAGGCGTGGACTTGCAGGCCATCTTCCGGGCGTTTTCCAAAAACGTTGCCGCCGGCGGCATTGTCCAGGGCGCGTCCACCATCACCCAGCAGGTCATCAAGCGGCTGCTGCTCACGTCCGAGAAAAGTTACATCCGCAAGGCCAAGGAAGCCATTCTGGCCTACCGGCTGGAACGCCGTCTGACCAAGAACGAGATCCTCAGCATCTATCTGAACGATATCTTCCTGGGCGCCGGCGCCTACGGCGTGGAAGCCGCGGCCCGCATCTATTTCGGCAAGCATGTGACGGACCTGACCCTGTCCGAGGGTGCGCTCCTGGCCGGGTTGCCCAAGGCTCCCACCACCTACAACCCATACCATGATCCCAAGGTGGCCAAGGAGCGCCAGCAGTACGTGCTGGGCCGCATGCTGGAGCTGACCTGGATTACCCAGGAAGAGCATGACGCCGCCCTGGCCGCGCCCCTGGAATACCGGTCCATGGAGGATCCCACCTTCGGCCGCGGGGCGTATTATCTGGAAGAGGTGCGCCGCACCCTCATCGCTTCCCTCACTGCCGACGCCGTGCAGGCCATGGGTTTTGACACCAACGCCACCGGCGAGGAGGCCCTCTATACCCTGGGGCTGCAGGTGTTCACCAGCATGGACATGCAGCACCAGATCGCCGCCGAAGACGCCCTGCGCCGCGGGCTGGAGGATGCCACCAGACGCGCCGGCTGGAAGGGGCCGGTGAAGACCGTCACCCCGGACCGTTTCGATGAGTTCCTGGCGGGTGACGGCGCACTGCCGCCCAACCGGCTGCCGCAGGGGCCGGTGTTGGCGCTGGTGGTCCGGGTGAACGCCGAGGGCGCGGAAGTGCAGCTGGGGCAGCAGAAAAAGGGCCGCATCCCGGCGGCCTCCATCAGCTGGGCCAGAAAGGCCCGCGGCCCTGCCGGCAGCGCGCTGGCCGTGGGCGACGTCATCTGGGTCACGCTGGATGAGCCGGCGCAGTTTCTGGACCCCACTGTGTCCCATGCGGCGTGCACCATGCAGCCCATCGTCAAAATCCAGGGGGCGCTGGTCTCCATGGAGCCTAACACCGGCGACGTCACGGCGCTGGTGGGCGGCTACGACTTTCACGAAAGTTCCTTCAATCGCGCCACCCAGGCCCAGCGGCAGCCGGGTTCCAGCTTCAAGCCCATTGTCTATTCCGCAGCCATGGACAACGGCTTCACCCCGGCTTCGGTGCTGTACGACCGGCCCATTTCCATCTGGGACGCCGGGTCCAAAACCCTCTGGGAACCCAAGAACTATTCCAACAAGTTCTACGGCCCCACGTTGCTGACCACCGGTCTTGCCCTTTCGCGCAATCTGGTGACCATCCAGGTGGCGGATCGCATCGGCATGAACAAGGTGGCGGAACGCGCCCGGGATCTGGGTCTGGGCGAGCATCCGGCCTACCTCTCCGTGGCCCTGGGTTCCCAGGTGGTCACGCCCATCAATCTGGTGCAGGCGTACACGGCCTTTGCCAACGGCGGCGTGGTTTCCAGCCCGCGGCTCATGGCCTCCCTTGCGGACAATCAGGGCCGGCAGCTCAGGTTCTTCGAGCCGCAGCTTCGCCAGGCCATCTCCCCGCAAAATGCCTACATCATGGCCAACATGCTCAAACATGTGGTCCTGCGCGGCACGGCCACCAAGGCCCGGGTGCTCAACCGGCCCCTGGCCGGCAAGACCGGCACCACCAACGAGGAGCGCGACGCCTGGTTCCTTGGGTTTGCGCCATATCTCGTGTCCGGGGTGTACGTGGGCTATGACGATTACTCACCCATGGGCAAGCAGGAAACCGGGGCGCGCGCGGCCCTGCCCATCTGGATCGACTACCGGCAACAGGTGGAAGGCGAGTATCCGGTCAAGGACTTCCCCGTGCCCGAGGGCATCGTGACCCGCACGGTGTACGACGTGGGCGAACATGGCGGCCGGTCCTTCGAACTGGCTTTCATCGCCGGGCAGGAACACGGCGGCGCAAGCTACGATGCCGAGACGGCCATGTACTACGACGAGATGTACGGCAGCGAGGAAGGCTACAGCGGCACGGAAGGCGGCAGCCGCGGCGGTACTGCCGGATCCCGGCAGGAAGAAGAGCTGCTGAAGCAGCTCTTTTAG
- the nifB gene encoding nitrogenase cofactor biosynthesis protein NifB: MQELLAPSTVSQSKDFSKHPCFNKEAKGSCGRVHLPVAPKCNIQCNFCNRKYDCVNESRPGVTSAVLSPAQAVHYMDKVLAKEPRITVVGIAGPGDPMANADKTIDTMRRLNKKHPQLLFCLSTNGLGLPAHVDELAEVGVSHVTVTVNAVDPEISAGIYAWIRDGNVMYKGLEGAKLLLSRQLEGIRRCKELGMVVKVNTIVIPGVNEHHLEEIAKTMKALGVDVLNCMGLKPVAGTIYENIEEPQKAKLDAIRDTMEQHLPQMRHCQRCRADAVGLLTEDRTKEMAGCLSACSKLELPAEETRPYVAVCTQEGLLVNRHLGEAERFQIWNQTAEGCYELVEERPAPSRTSGPKRWLMVAELLKDCKAVLCAAMGATPRAVLEESGLACHEMQGLIDQGLAAIYGHGDLSQFRKQKGGCKMAGCGGSGEGC; the protein is encoded by the coding sequence ATGCAAGAACTTCTCGCCCCGTCCACCGTGTCCCAGTCCAAGGATTTTTCCAAGCATCCCTGTTTCAACAAGGAAGCCAAGGGGTCCTGCGGCCGCGTGCACCTGCCTGTGGCGCCCAAGTGCAACATCCAGTGCAACTTCTGCAACCGCAAGTACGACTGCGTGAACGAGAGCCGGCCCGGCGTCACCTCCGCGGTGCTCTCCCCGGCCCAGGCCGTGCATTATATGGATAAGGTGCTGGCCAAGGAGCCGCGCATCACCGTGGTGGGCATCGCCGGCCCCGGCGATCCCATGGCCAATGCCGACAAGACCATCGACACCATGCGCCGGCTGAACAAGAAGCATCCGCAGCTGCTCTTCTGCCTCTCCACCAACGGCCTGGGCCTGCCGGCCCATGTGGACGAACTGGCCGAGGTGGGCGTCTCCCACGTCACCGTGACCGTGAACGCCGTGGACCCCGAAATCAGCGCCGGCATCTACGCCTGGATCCGCGACGGCAACGTCATGTACAAGGGTCTGGAAGGCGCGAAGCTGCTGCTTTCCCGGCAGCTGGAAGGCATCCGCCGTTGCAAGGAGCTGGGCATGGTGGTCAAGGTGAACACCATCGTCATCCCCGGCGTCAATGAACACCATCTGGAAGAAATCGCCAAGACCATGAAGGCCCTGGGCGTGGACGTGCTCAACTGCATGGGCCTCAAGCCCGTGGCCGGCACCATTTACGAAAACATCGAAGAACCCCAAAAGGCCAAGCTGGACGCCATCCGCGACACCATGGAACAGCACCTGCCCCAGATGCGCCACTGCCAGCGCTGCCGGGCCGATGCCGTGGGCCTGCTGACCGAAGACCGCACCAAGGAAATGGCCGGCTGCCTCTCGGCCTGCAGCAAGCTGGAACTGCCCGCAGAAGAAACCAGGCCGTACGTGGCCGTGTGCACCCAGGAAGGCCTGCTGGTGAACCGCCATCTGGGGGAGGCGGAACGCTTCCAGATCTGGAATCAGACGGCGGAGGGCTGCTACGAACTCGTCGAGGAGCGCCCTGCCCCCTCCCGGACCTCAGGGCCCAAACGCTGGCTGATGGTGGCGGAGCTGCTCAAGGACTGCAAGGCCGTGCTCTGTGCCGCCATGGGCGCCACGCCGCGGGCCGTGCTGGAGGAATCCGGCCTGGCCTGCCACGAAATGCAGGGACTCATCGATCAGGGTCTGGCCGCGATCTACGGTCACGGCGACCTCTCCCAGTTCCGCAAGCAGAAAGGCGGCTGCAAGATGGCCGGCTGCGGCGGCAGCGGCGAGGGGTGCTAA
- a CDS encoding nitrogenase component 1 produces MSDATTLERTPKGPTMKAKSPDFVSTTNACKLCTPLGASIVFRGIEGAIPFLHGSQGCATYMRRYIISHFREPIDIASSSLGEKQAIYGGGPNLKQGLLNVMKKYEAKMVGIATTCLTETIGDDVAMLLHEFKQEFGDLDLPDLVHVSTPSYSGSHMEGFQAAVKAVCDQMPLPVSAENPKHAGVNLLSGFVSPEDIRNARDIFERFGLPVTILPDYSETLDGEIVDDYQKLPPGGTPLASLKAMGAARATVEFGATLHPDNSGAKVLHDKFGVPGYRLSTPIGLRASDAFFETLQEISGQPLPARYAHERGRFLDALVDGHKYISGKRAVVYGEEELVVGLTGLLAEIGIVPVLVASGGNSGLLKEKIAEACGDLLKELPDVRPNIDFFEIENETKALKPDLILGNSKGHRIARDAGAPLIRVGFPIHDRFGAARMPHLFYTGTQSLFDRIVNAIIEKRQADNPLGWSYV; encoded by the coding sequence ATGAGCGACGCCACCACCCTGGAACGCACCCCCAAGGGGCCGACCATGAAAGCCAAATCTCCCGATTTCGTCTCCACCACCAATGCCTGCAAGCTCTGCACGCCCCTGGGCGCGAGCATCGTCTTCCGCGGCATCGAAGGGGCCATCCCCTTCCTGCACGGCTCCCAGGGCTGCGCCACGTACATGCGGCGCTACATCATCAGCCACTTCCGCGAACCCATCGACATCGCCTCCTCCTCCCTGGGCGAGAAGCAGGCCATCTACGGCGGCGGCCCCAACCTCAAGCAAGGCCTCCTCAATGTGATGAAGAAGTACGAGGCCAAGATGGTGGGCATCGCCACCACCTGCCTCACCGAAACCATCGGGGACGACGTGGCCATGCTCCTGCACGAATTCAAGCAGGAATTCGGCGACCTGGACCTGCCGGATCTGGTGCACGTCTCCACGCCCAGCTACTCCGGCTCGCACATGGAAGGCTTCCAGGCCGCGGTGAAGGCCGTCTGCGATCAGATGCCCCTGCCCGTGAGCGCCGAGAACCCCAAACACGCCGGCGTCAACCTGCTGTCTGGCTTCGTCTCCCCCGAGGACATCCGCAACGCCAGGGACATCTTCGAGCGCTTCGGCCTGCCCGTGACCATCCTGCCGGACTATTCCGAGACGCTTGACGGTGAAATTGTTGACGATTACCAGAAGCTCCCCCCCGGCGGCACACCCCTGGCCAGTCTCAAGGCCATGGGGGCGGCCCGGGCCACGGTGGAGTTCGGCGCCACCCTGCATCCGGACAACTCCGGAGCCAAGGTGCTGCACGACAAGTTCGGCGTGCCGGGTTACCGCCTGTCCACGCCCATCGGCCTGCGCGCTTCGGACGCCTTTTTCGAGACCCTGCAGGAGATTTCCGGTCAGCCCCTGCCCGCCCGCTACGCCCACGAGCGCGGCCGCTTTCTGGATGCCCTGGTGGACGGCCACAAGTACATCTCCGGCAAACGCGCCGTGGTGTACGGGGAAGAAGAGCTGGTGGTGGGCCTCACGGGGCTGCTGGCGGAAATCGGCATCGTGCCCGTGCTGGTGGCCTCTGGCGGCAATTCCGGCCTGCTCAAGGAAAAAATCGCCGAGGCCTGCGGGGATCTGCTCAAGGAATTGCCAGATGTTCGCCCCAACATCGACTTTTTTGAAATCGAGAACGAAACCAAGGCCCTGAAGCCTGACCTCATCCTTGGCAATTCCAAGGGGCACCGCATCGCCCGCGATGCCGGCGCGCCCCTGATCCGCGTGGGCTTCCCCATCCACGACCGCTTCGGCGCCGCCCGCATGCCGCACCTGTTTTACACGGGCACGCAGTCGCTGTTTGACCGCATCGTCAACGCCATCATCGAAAAACGCCAGGCCGACAACCCCCTCGGCTGGAGCTACGTCTAA
- the nifE gene encoding nitrogenase iron-molybdenum cofactor biosynthesis protein NifE, with protein sequence MTDHATPTKSVIFEERADQIHVTGNDAAGAPNVFDLACNRPSLAGAVSQRACTFCGSRVVLYPIADALHLVHGPIGCAAYTWDIRGAMSSGPELHRLSFSTDLQERDVIFGGETKLYKALIELIDRHEPKAAFVYSTCIVGIIGDDIQAVCKKVSEEKGIPVLPVQSEGFKGNKRAGYEAACKAMAQLAGTADVSDVSPLSINILGDFNLAGEIWVIRDYYERMGLQVVATITGDGRVDAIRRCHGAALNLVQCNGATQPFAKIMEEKYGQPYIRVSYFGIEDMAQALYDVAEFFKDKDPAIMDRARKIVAEEVGGLLPRLREFRKDLEGKKAAIYVGGAFKAFSLIKAFRHLGMQVALVGSQTGTKEDYEELAAICDPGTIIVDDSNPLELSAFIKEKDVDIFVGGVKERPIAYKLGIGFCDHNHERKECLEGFVGMYNFALEVHRTVMSPVWRFMPRRVAKAAATAHCTEATI encoded by the coding sequence ATGACCGACCACGCCACGCCCACCAAATCCGTTATTTTCGAGGAACGGGCGGATCAAATCCACGTCACCGGCAACGACGCCGCCGGCGCGCCCAACGTCTTTGATCTCGCCTGCAACCGCCCCAGCCTGGCCGGCGCTGTCTCCCAGCGCGCCTGCACCTTCTGCGGCTCCCGCGTGGTCCTCTACCCCATTGCCGACGCCCTGCACCTGGTCCACGGCCCTATCGGCTGTGCGGCCTACACCTGGGACATCCGCGGGGCCATGTCCTCCGGTCCCGAGCTGCACCGGCTCTCCTTCTCCACGGATCTGCAGGAGCGCGACGTCATCTTCGGCGGGGAAACCAAGCTGTACAAGGCCCTCATCGAACTCATCGACCGCCACGAGCCCAAGGCCGCCTTTGTCTATTCCACGTGCATCGTGGGCATCATCGGGGACGATATCCAGGCCGTCTGCAAGAAGGTGAGCGAGGAAAAAGGCATCCCCGTGCTGCCCGTGCAGAGCGAAGGCTTCAAGGGCAACAAGCGCGCCGGCTACGAGGCCGCCTGCAAGGCCATGGCCCAGCTGGCCGGCACGGCGGACGTGTCCGACGTCTCCCCCCTGTCCATCAATATTTTGGGCGATTTCAACCTGGCCGGGGAAATCTGGGTCATCCGCGATTACTACGAGCGCATGGGCCTGCAGGTGGTGGCCACCATCACCGGCGACGGCCGCGTGGACGCCATCCGCCGCTGCCACGGCGCAGCCCTGAACCTGGTGCAGTGCAACGGGGCCACCCAGCCCTTCGCCAAGATCATGGAAGAGAAATACGGGCAGCCGTATATCCGCGTCTCGTACTTCGGCATTGAGGACATGGCCCAAGCCCTCTACGATGTGGCCGAGTTCTTCAAGGACAAGGACCCCGCCATCATGGACCGCGCCCGCAAGATCGTGGCCGAGGAAGTGGGCGGGCTGCTGCCCAGGCTGCGGGAGTTCCGCAAGGATCTGGAGGGCAAAAAGGCCGCCATTTACGTGGGTGGCGCCTTCAAGGCCTTTTCCCTCATCAAGGCGTTCCGGCACCTGGGCATGCAGGTGGCCCTGGTCGGCTCCCAGACCGGGACCAAGGAAGACTACGAGGAACTGGCCGCCATCTGCGATCCCGGCACCATCATCGTGGACGATTCCAACCCCCTGGAGCTCTCCGCCTTCATCAAGGAAAAAGACGTGGACATCTTTGTGGGCGGCGTGAAGGAACGGCCCATTGCCTACAAGCTGGGCATCGGCTTCTGCGACCACAACCACGAGCGCAAGGAATGCCTGGAAGGCTTTGTCGGCATGTACAACTTCGCCCTGGAAGTGCACCGCACGGTCATGAGCCCGGTGTGGCGCTTCATGCCCCGCCGCGTGGCCAAGGCCGCTGCCACCGCCCACTGCACGGAGGCTACCATATGA